The following proteins are co-located in the Rhodococcus opacus B4 genome:
- a CDS encoding DUF952 domain-containing protein, with product MKSEDQLVHICSRDEWRTAEREGARVPATFAADGFVHLSTRAQVHLPANRLFAGRTDLVLLGLDPDALGAPVKWEPGVPADPASMLFPHLYGPLPVTAVTAVEEYRPETDGTFAARR from the coding sequence GTGAAATCCGAAGACCAGCTCGTTCACATCTGCAGCCGCGACGAATGGCGCACCGCGGAACGCGAAGGCGCTCGCGTGCCCGCCACGTTCGCCGCGGACGGATTCGTGCACCTCTCCACACGAGCCCAGGTGCACCTGCCCGCCAACCGGTTGTTCGCCGGGCGCACGGACCTCGTCCTCCTCGGGCTCGACCCCGACGCGCTCGGTGCGCCGGTGAAGTGGGAGCCGGGCGTGCCGGCCGATCCGGCGTCGATGCTGTTCCCGCACCTGTACGGGCCGCTGCCCGTCACCGCGGTCACCGCCGTCGAGGAGTACCGCCCCGAGACCGACGGAACGTTCGCGGCCCGGCGCTGA
- the dut gene encoding dUTP diphosphatase, producing the protein MHVSDLSPGHSPAATPTIPPVALQRLDPGIPVPQRAHDGDAGVDLCSTTDVTIEPGRRVLVGTGIAVALPLGTVGLIHPRSGLAAKSGLSVVNTPGTIDAGYRGEIKVCLINHDLETPIEIRRGDRIAQLLVQRVELVSFVEVESLDGTTRGSDGHGSSGGHASLVGNVSEGA; encoded by the coding sequence GTGCACGTGAGCGACCTATCTCCCGGCCATTCTCCCGCCGCGACCCCCACCATTCCGCCCGTCGCCCTCCAGCGGCTGGACCCGGGCATTCCGGTTCCGCAGCGCGCGCACGACGGCGATGCAGGTGTCGACCTCTGCAGCACCACCGATGTGACCATCGAGCCGGGGCGGCGCGTCCTCGTCGGAACGGGCATCGCGGTCGCGTTGCCGCTCGGCACCGTCGGGTTGATCCACCCCCGATCCGGGCTGGCGGCCAAATCGGGATTGTCGGTGGTCAACACCCCCGGCACCATCGACGCGGGCTACCGGGGCGAGATCAAGGTGTGCCTGATCAATCACGACCTCGAGACCCCGATCGAGATCCGGCGGGGCGACCGGATCGCCCAGCTGCTCGTGCAGCGGGTCGAACTGGTGTCGTTCGTCGAGGTCGAGTCCCTCGACGGCACCACCCGCGGCAGCGACGGACACGGGTCGAGCGGAGGCCACGCCAGCCTCGTCGGCAATGTCAGTGAAGGAGCCTGA
- the cei gene encoding envelope integrity protein Cei, translating into MVSLITEGSPLDDKGRPFRRRRAMPILVVFAVLALLGAVVWIGVLGEDEDLAATVDCNLPQPAAQPVDPAAPPPQQLGERVDGSTLRDVEPAALSATKVRVFNANGEHGQAAQVAAQLSDYGFASAPDVQAGNDPIYVDQNMQCQGQLRFGPNGAAAASALWLVAPCAELIQDTRTDDTVDLALGTYFRKISPNADAEEVLRSLKDPPPGTQPAPLDIDLLKAARTARC; encoded by the coding sequence GTGGTTTCACTGATCACCGAAGGCAGCCCGCTCGACGACAAGGGTCGGCCATTCCGGCGGCGCCGTGCGATGCCGATCCTCGTGGTGTTCGCGGTCCTCGCCCTGCTCGGAGCCGTCGTGTGGATCGGCGTCCTCGGCGAGGACGAGGACCTCGCCGCGACGGTCGACTGCAATCTTCCGCAACCGGCCGCGCAGCCGGTCGATCCGGCCGCCCCGCCGCCGCAGCAGCTGGGCGAGAGGGTCGACGGTTCGACGTTGCGGGACGTGGAGCCCGCCGCGCTGTCTGCCACGAAGGTGCGCGTGTTCAACGCCAACGGCGAGCACGGCCAGGCGGCGCAGGTGGCCGCACAGCTGAGCGACTACGGGTTCGCGAGCGCACCCGACGTCCAGGCGGGCAACGACCCCATCTACGTCGACCAGAACATGCAGTGCCAGGGGCAGCTGCGGTTCGGCCCGAACGGCGCCGCCGCCGCCAGCGCGCTCTGGCTGGTGGCCCCGTGCGCCGAACTCATCCAGGACACCCGCACCGACGACACGGTCGACCTGGCCCTCGGAACCTATTTCCGCAAGATCTCGCCGAACGCCGACGCCGAGGAGGTTCTGCGGTCCCTGAAGGATCCGCCGCCCGGAACCCAGCCCGCACCTCTCGACATCGACCTCTTGAAGGCGGCGCGCACCGCCCGCTGCTGA
- a CDS encoding YihY/virulence factor BrkB family protein, which translates to MTETPSTTPQSGGDPPRSGWHPLRRALSVIGRTASKAWDDSIFGKAATAAFWQTLSLPPLLLGLLGMLGYVGGWFGPDTVDIIQSKIVNFSGTVFSDSVVEQIIRPTVGDVLERGRPEIVSLSFLLSLWAGSSAISTFVDSIVEAHGQQEARHPVWQRVFALLLYVMFLILAVFTLPLVALGPTLVGRVLPESWRTIGTEIVDTFYYPGVGLLLIVGLTTLYKVALPRSLPWHRLLGGALVAGVFFLGASTCLRRYLSWVAGTGYTYGALATPIAFLLFTFFLGFAVVLGAEFNATVQEFWPARATRIDQMRDWIAAQAESSPSAGPVTSLTRRIATGPIKVVGDRARPETPGQDPGNDGEPDGPVRESPEPPGVRRAPAKPQSPLRNPS; encoded by the coding sequence ATGACCGAAACACCCTCGACGACACCGCAGAGTGGCGGTGATCCACCCCGGTCCGGGTGGCATCCGCTACGTCGCGCACTGAGCGTGATCGGTCGCACAGCGAGCAAGGCGTGGGACGATTCGATCTTCGGGAAGGCGGCGACCGCGGCCTTCTGGCAGACGCTGTCGCTGCCCCCGCTCCTGCTCGGGCTGCTCGGAATGCTCGGCTACGTCGGCGGGTGGTTCGGACCCGACACCGTCGACATCATCCAGTCGAAGATCGTCAACTTCAGCGGGACCGTCTTCAGCGACAGCGTGGTCGAACAGATCATCCGCCCGACGGTCGGGGATGTCCTCGAGCGGGGCCGGCCCGAGATCGTGTCCCTGAGCTTCCTGCTGTCCCTCTGGGCGGGCTCGTCGGCCATCTCCACGTTCGTGGACTCGATCGTCGAGGCCCACGGCCAGCAGGAGGCGCGGCACCCCGTGTGGCAGCGCGTCTTCGCGTTGCTCCTCTACGTGATGTTCCTGATCCTCGCCGTGTTCACCCTGCCGCTGGTCGCGCTGGGGCCGACGCTCGTCGGGAGGGTGCTCCCGGAGTCGTGGCGCACGATCGGGACGGAAATCGTCGACACGTTCTACTACCCGGGTGTGGGGCTACTGCTCATCGTCGGCCTGACGACGCTGTACAAGGTGGCGCTGCCCCGGTCGCTGCCCTGGCACCGACTGCTCGGCGGCGCGCTCGTCGCGGGAGTGTTCTTCCTCGGCGCGAGCACCTGCCTGCGCCGCTACCTCTCGTGGGTCGCGGGAACCGGGTACACGTACGGGGCGCTGGCCACGCCGATCGCCTTCCTGCTGTTCACGTTCTTCCTGGGTTTCGCGGTGGTGCTCGGCGCCGAGTTCAACGCGACCGTGCAGGAGTTCTGGCCGGCCCGGGCGACCCGAATCGACCAGATGCGGGACTGGATCGCCGCGCAGGCCGAGAGTTCACCGTCGGCGGGTCCGGTGACCAGCCTCACACGGCGCATCGCCACCGGCCCGATCAAGGTCGTCGGCGACCGCGCCCGTCCGGAGACGCCCGGGCAGGACCCGGGGAACGACGGCGAGCCCGACGGCCCGGTACGAGAATCTCCCGAGCCACCGGGTGTGCGACGAGCGCCGGCGAAACCTCAGTCGCCCTTGCGCAATCCGTCGTAG
- a CDS encoding cation:proton antiporter, translating into MNTTTLALIELGAVFFALGLLGRLAAQFGMSPIPFYLLGGLCFGSGGFVNLGDISEFSHLASEIGVVLLLLLLGLEYTASELVTGLRRSWMAGVVDAVLNAAPGAVVALMLGWGTTGAVVMAGVTYISSSGIIAKVLSDLGRLGNRETPVVLSILVFEDLAMAVYLPILTALLAGVSFAGGLEAVGISLVVISVVLVIALRYGRYVSALLDSPDSETLLLKLLGAALLVAGISSAMQVSAAVGAFLLGIAISGTTAHNASRVLEPLRDLFAAMFFVVFGLNTDPRAIPPVLGWAALLAVVTALTKMVTGAWAAKQQGVGRLGRARAGVALIARGEFSIVIAGLALSAGAVESELVALATAYVLLMAVIGPVAARVVEPVAGAWIRVRTAA; encoded by the coding sequence GTGAACACCACCACGCTCGCGCTCATCGAACTGGGCGCGGTGTTCTTCGCGCTCGGCCTGCTGGGCCGTCTGGCAGCCCAATTCGGGATGTCGCCGATCCCGTTCTATCTCCTCGGCGGCCTCTGCTTCGGCAGCGGCGGATTCGTCAACCTCGGCGACATCAGCGAGTTCAGCCACCTCGCAAGTGAGATCGGAGTGGTCCTCCTCCTGCTTCTGCTGGGGCTCGAGTACACCGCGTCCGAACTCGTCACCGGGCTGCGACGGTCGTGGATGGCCGGCGTCGTGGACGCCGTCCTCAACGCCGCGCCCGGAGCGGTCGTCGCCCTGATGCTGGGGTGGGGGACCACCGGTGCCGTCGTGATGGCCGGCGTCACCTACATCTCGTCCTCGGGAATCATCGCGAAGGTGCTGAGCGACCTGGGACGGCTCGGTAACCGCGAAACCCCGGTCGTGCTGTCGATCCTGGTGTTCGAGGACCTCGCGATGGCCGTGTACCTGCCCATCCTGACGGCCCTGCTCGCCGGGGTCAGCTTCGCCGGTGGACTCGAGGCGGTGGGCATCTCCCTTGTCGTGATCTCCGTCGTCCTCGTGATCGCGCTGCGGTACGGCCGCTACGTGTCCGCCCTGCTGGACAGCCCGGACAGCGAAACCCTGCTCCTGAAGCTGCTCGGTGCCGCGCTCCTCGTCGCGGGGATCAGCTCGGCGATGCAGGTCTCGGCCGCCGTCGGGGCCTTCCTGCTGGGGATCGCGATCTCCGGCACGACCGCCCACAACGCGAGCCGCGTCCTCGAACCGCTCCGCGATCTGTTCGCGGCGATGTTCTTCGTCGTGTTCGGACTCAACACCGATCCCCGGGCGATTCCGCCGGTCCTCGGCTGGGCCGCGCTGCTCGCGGTCGTCACCGCGCTGACGAAGATGGTCACCGGTGCATGGGCGGCGAAACAGCAGGGGGTCGGGCGACTGGGCCGGGCCCGTGCCGGAGTCGCGTTGATCGCGCGCGGCGAGTTCTCCATCGTCATCGCCGGCCTGGCGTTGTCGGCGGGCGCGGTGGAGAGCGAACTCGTTGCACTCGCCACCGCGTACGTGCTCCTGATGGCCGTCATCGGTCCGGTGGCGGCACGGGTGGTCGAGCCGGTGGCGGGCGCCTGGATCCGGGTTCGCACCGCCGCGTGA
- a CDS encoding DEAD/DEAH box helicase — translation METEAAQIVGTEAYLAQTEPARPAGSLRAWQRRALTKYLSTGPQDFLAVATPGAGKTTFALRVASELLRDRTVDQVTVVAPTEHLKHQWAESAARNGIALDSYFSNSTGQTSSDYQGVVVTYAQVASHPFKHRVRTESRRTLVILDEIHHGGDAKSWGDAIREAFGDATRRLALTGTPFRSDDSAIPFVTYEPDREGLMRSKADHSYGYSDALADGVVRPVVFLAYSGEARWRNNAGEEFSARLGEPLSAEQTARAWRTALDPSGDWIPAVLHAADTRLGQLRTGGMPDAGGLVIATDQTVARAYAQTLKAVTGEDPVVVLSDDPTASKRIAEFGASTQKWMVAVRMVSEGVDVPRLAVGVYATSASTPLYFAQAIGRFVRSRRKGETASVFLPSVPVLLDLASQLEAQRDHVLGKPHREKDGFDDDLLADANKQKDEPGEEEKAFTSLGADAELDQVIYDGSSFGTATFSGSDEEADYLGLPGLLDADQMRALLRQRQTEQLDKQAPPAPAAPVPQVAERVAAAGQLAQLRRELNSLVAMHNHRTGKPHGTIHGELRRVCGGPPTAIATVEQLTERISTLRQW, via the coding sequence GTGGAAACCGAGGCCGCGCAGATCGTGGGCACCGAGGCCTACCTCGCACAGACCGAACCAGCCAGGCCCGCGGGATCACTGCGCGCCTGGCAGCGTCGTGCGCTGACCAAGTATCTGTCCACCGGACCGCAGGATTTCCTCGCGGTCGCGACACCGGGCGCCGGTAAGACCACCTTCGCGCTACGCGTCGCGTCGGAGTTGCTGCGCGACCGCACCGTCGACCAGGTCACGGTGGTCGCGCCGACCGAGCATCTCAAACACCAGTGGGCGGAGTCCGCGGCGCGCAACGGAATCGCGCTGGACTCGTACTTCTCGAACTCGACCGGGCAGACGTCCAGCGACTACCAGGGTGTCGTGGTGACGTACGCGCAGGTCGCCTCCCACCCGTTCAAGCACCGGGTCCGCACCGAGAGCCGGCGCACGCTGGTCATCCTCGACGAGATCCACCACGGTGGCGACGCGAAGAGCTGGGGTGACGCCATCCGCGAGGCGTTCGGGGACGCCACCCGCCGACTCGCCCTCACCGGTACGCCGTTCCGCAGCGACGACAGTGCGATCCCGTTCGTGACGTACGAACCCGACCGCGAGGGCCTGATGCGCTCCAAGGCGGATCACTCGTACGGGTACTCGGACGCGCTCGCGGACGGCGTCGTCCGGCCCGTCGTGTTCCTCGCGTACTCCGGTGAGGCACGCTGGCGGAACAACGCGGGCGAGGAGTTCTCCGCGCGGCTCGGAGAGCCGCTCAGCGCGGAACAGACGGCCCGGGCGTGGCGCACGGCCCTGGACCCGTCGGGCGACTGGATTCCCGCGGTCCTGCACGCCGCCGACACCCGTCTCGGCCAGTTGCGCACCGGCGGCATGCCCGACGCGGGTGGCCTGGTGATCGCCACCGACCAGACCGTCGCCCGCGCCTACGCGCAGACCCTGAAGGCGGTCACCGGGGAAGACCCGGTCGTGGTCCTGTCCGACGACCCGACGGCGTCCAAGCGGATCGCCGAGTTCGGGGCGAGTACCCAGAAGTGGATGGTCGCCGTCCGCATGGTGTCGGAAGGCGTCGACGTCCCCCGCCTGGCCGTCGGCGTGTACGCCACCAGTGCGTCCACCCCGCTCTATTTCGCGCAGGCGATCGGCCGTTTCGTGCGGTCCCGCCGCAAGGGCGAGACCGCGAGCGTGTTCCTCCCGTCGGTGCCGGTGCTGCTCGACCTGGCCAGCCAGCTGGAGGCGCAGCGCGACCACGTGCTCGGCAAGCCGCACCGGGAGAAGGACGGTTTCGACGACGACCTGCTCGCCGACGCGAACAAGCAGAAGGACGAGCCCGGCGAGGAAGAGAAGGCGTTCACCTCGCTCGGCGCCGATGCCGAGCTCGACCAGGTGATCTACGACGGCTCGTCCTTCGGGACGGCCACGTTCTCGGGATCCGACGAGGAGGCCGACTACCTCGGTCTGCCGGGTCTGCTCGACGCCGACCAGATGCGCGCCCTGCTGCGTCAGCGTCAGACGGAGCAGCTGGACAAGCAGGCCCCCCCTGCCCCCGCCGCGCCGGTCCCGCAGGTCGCGGAGCGGGTGGCCGCCGCGGGACAGCTCGCGCAGCTGCGTCGCGAACTGAACAGTCTCGTCGCGATGCACAACCACAGGACGGGCAAGCCGCACGGCACCATCCACGGCGAACTCCGCCGTGTCTGCGGGGGACCGCCGACGGCGATCGCCACCGTCGAGCAGCTCACCGAGCGGATCTCCACCCTGCGGCAGTGGTGA
- a CDS encoding DUF7455 domain-containing protein: MPGTLTSPPLTAADRCDRCGAGARVRAVLPTGGELLFCGHHANEHADRLREMNATIVSEAEAAI; this comes from the coding sequence ATGCCCGGAACACTGACCAGCCCCCCGTTGACCGCAGCCGACCGGTGCGACCGGTGCGGTGCGGGAGCCCGCGTTCGCGCGGTCCTTCCGACCGGAGGAGAGTTGCTCTTCTGCGGTCACCACGCCAACGAGCACGCAGACCGTCTTCGCGAGATGAACGCCACGATCGTGTCCGAAGCCGAAGCTGCAATCTGA
- a CDS encoding DUF3093 domain-containing protein gives MLYSERLWVPVWWWAVGLFVAGLLAAEVHMGAPGLRAWLPYVLLLPLPVWGLVWLSRLRVEVVREPSGVHLRVGQAHLPVDVIARVAEVPGSAKSAALGRQLDPAAFVQHRVWVKPMALIVLDDPEDPTPYWLVSTRRPAELLAALDSARSEADGD, from the coding sequence GTGCTGTACTCCGAGCGCCTGTGGGTGCCCGTCTGGTGGTGGGCAGTGGGCCTGTTCGTCGCCGGGTTGCTCGCCGCGGAGGTGCACATGGGTGCGCCCGGTCTGCGTGCGTGGCTGCCGTACGTCCTGCTGCTGCCGCTGCCCGTGTGGGGGCTCGTCTGGCTCAGCCGCCTGCGCGTCGAGGTCGTCCGGGAACCGAGCGGTGTCCACCTGCGGGTCGGGCAGGCGCATCTGCCGGTGGACGTCATCGCGCGGGTCGCCGAGGTGCCGGGTTCGGCGAAGAGTGCGGCTCTCGGTCGCCAGCTCGACCCCGCCGCCTTCGTGCAACACCGGGTCTGGGTCAAGCCGATGGCATTGATCGTGCTCGACGACCCCGAGGACCCGACCCCCTACTGGTTGGTCAGCACACGCCGGCCCGCGGAATTGCTGGCCGCGCTCGACAGTGCCCGCTCCGAGGCGGACGGAGACTGA
- a CDS encoding RNA polymerase sigma factor has product MAATDTRQTADSTSESGPEAPVAAAATGTAPAAEAAPAKKAAAKKAPAKKAAAKKAPAKKAAAKKAGGKKATAGKGADGEDLDEDSADMDDIDITEGDLAEVESDVVEVVAVGEDEETEEPSEKDKASGDFVWDEEESEALRQARKDAELTASADSVRAYLKQIGKVALLNAEEEVELAKRIEAGLYATQIMQELSDSGEKLPAAQRRDMSWICRDGNRAKNHLLEANLRLVVSLAKRYTGRGMAFLDLIQEGNLGLIRAVEKFDYTKGYKFSTYATWWIRQAITRAMADQARTIRIPVHMVEVINKLGRIQRELLQDLGREPTPEELAKEMDITPEKVLEIQQYAREPISLDQTIGDEGDSQLGDFIEDSEAVVAVDAVSFTLLQDQLQSVLETLSEREAGVVRLRFGLTDGQPRTLDEIGQVYGVTRERIRQIESKTMSKLRHPSRSQVLRDYLD; this is encoded by the coding sequence GTGGCAGCCACCGATACACGTCAGACTGCTGATTCGACTTCAGAGTCAGGGCCGGAAGCACCAGTCGCAGCGGCCGCCACCGGCACCGCTCCGGCAGCCGAGGCAGCTCCCGCGAAGAAGGCAGCGGCGAAGAAGGCCCCCGCCAAGAAGGCGGCAGCGAAGAAGGCCCCCGCCAAGAAGGCGGCAGCGAAGAAGGCGGGCGGCAAGAAGGCCACGGCCGGTAAGGGTGCGGACGGCGAGGACCTCGACGAGGATTCCGCCGACATGGACGACATCGACATCACCGAGGGCGACCTCGCCGAGGTCGAGTCCGATGTCGTGGAGGTCGTCGCGGTCGGCGAGGACGAGGAGACCGAGGAGCCGTCCGAGAAGGACAAGGCGTCCGGCGACTTCGTGTGGGACGAGGAGGAGTCCGAGGCGCTCCGCCAGGCCCGCAAGGATGCGGAGCTGACCGCGTCGGCAGACTCCGTCCGCGCCTACCTCAAGCAGATCGGCAAGGTCGCCCTCCTCAACGCCGAGGAGGAGGTCGAGCTCGCCAAGCGGATCGAGGCCGGGCTGTACGCGACCCAGATCATGCAGGAGCTGTCCGACTCCGGAGAGAAGCTCCCCGCTGCGCAGCGCCGGGACATGAGCTGGATCTGCCGCGACGGCAACCGCGCCAAGAACCACCTCCTCGAGGCCAACCTCCGCCTCGTCGTGTCGCTGGCCAAGCGCTACACCGGACGCGGCATGGCCTTCCTCGACCTGATTCAGGAAGGCAACCTGGGTCTCATCCGTGCCGTCGAGAAGTTCGACTACACCAAGGGCTACAAGTTCTCGACGTACGCCACGTGGTGGATCCGTCAGGCCATCACCCGCGCGATGGCCGACCAGGCCCGGACGATCCGCATCCCGGTGCACATGGTGGAGGTCATCAACAAGCTCGGCCGCATCCAGCGTGAACTCCTGCAGGACCTGGGTCGTGAGCCCACGCCCGAGGAGCTCGCCAAGGAAATGGACATCACGCCCGAGAAGGTGCTGGAGATCCAGCAGTACGCGCGTGAGCCCATCTCCCTCGACCAGACCATCGGCGACGAGGGCGACAGCCAGCTCGGCGACTTCATCGAGGACTCCGAGGCCGTCGTGGCCGTCGACGCCGTGTCCTTCACCCTGCTGCAGGACCAGCTCCAGTCGGTCCTCGAGACGCTCTCCGAGCGTGAAGCGGGCGTCGTGCGCCTGCGCTTCGGCCTGACCGACGGCCAGCCGCGCACGCTGGACGAGATCGGACAGGTCTACGGCGTCACGCGTGAGCGCATCCGCCAGATCGAGTCCAAGACCATGTCGAAGCTGCGCCACCCGTCGCGGTCGCAGGTGCTGCGCGACTACCTGGACTAG
- a CDS encoding inositol monophosphatase family protein, giving the protein MHAPQSSDTAPGHAGTDPRRLLEVAVAVAEEAAAHVRARRPEVFGIVGTRAESGDAVASKSTPTDPVTVVDTESEQVIRDRLAELRPEDAILGEEGGGEGDSVAGVRWIVDPIDGTVNFLYGVPAYAVSVAAQIDGVSVAGVVVDVAARSTYAAARGGGATLTDADGRVSALRCNPVTDVSMALLATGFGYGAARRKVQGALIAEILPRVRDIRRIGSAALDLCMVAAGRADAHFEHGLSPWDWAAGSLIATEAGARVRIPSPHSSSADGDVVVAAAPGIADALDALFAEIGADTPIPER; this is encoded by the coding sequence GTGCACGCACCCCAGAGTTCAGACACCGCGCCCGGCCACGCCGGCACCGATCCCCGACGACTGCTCGAGGTCGCCGTCGCCGTGGCCGAGGAGGCCGCCGCACACGTCCGGGCGCGGCGGCCCGAGGTTTTCGGAATCGTCGGGACGCGAGCGGAATCCGGCGACGCCGTGGCGTCGAAGAGCACTCCCACCGACCCGGTCACCGTCGTCGACACCGAGAGCGAGCAGGTCATCCGCGACCGCCTCGCGGAGCTTCGCCCGGAGGACGCGATCCTCGGCGAAGAAGGTGGGGGAGAGGGCGATTCCGTCGCGGGGGTGCGCTGGATCGTCGACCCGATCGACGGCACGGTGAACTTTCTGTACGGGGTGCCCGCGTACGCCGTCTCGGTGGCGGCCCAGATCGACGGTGTGTCCGTCGCCGGGGTCGTGGTCGACGTGGCGGCCCGGTCGACGTACGCGGCGGCGCGCGGCGGCGGGGCGACCCTCACCGACGCCGACGGACGGGTCAGCGCATTGCGGTGCAACCCCGTCACCGACGTGTCGATGGCGTTGCTCGCCACCGGATTCGGCTACGGCGCGGCCCGGCGCAAGGTTCAGGGCGCTCTCATCGCCGAGATCCTGCCGAGGGTGCGGGACATCCGCCGGATCGGCTCGGCGGCACTGGACCTGTGCATGGTCGCCGCCGGCCGGGCCGACGCCCACTTCGAACACGGGCTGAGCCCGTGGGACTGGGCGGCGGGCTCCCTGATCGCGACCGAGGCGGGCGCCCGCGTGCGGATCCCGTCGCCGCACTCGTCCAGCGCGGACGGGGACGTGGTGGTGGCCGCGGCCCCCGGCATCGCCGACGCGCTGGACGCCCTGTTCGCCGAGATCGGGGCGGACACCCCGATCCCGGAGCGGTGA
- the ppgK gene encoding polyphosphate--glucose phosphotransferase, translating to MAKTGFGVDVGGSGVKGGVVDLETGELIGDRIKLLTPQPSTPEAVAKTVAEIIRQAGWDGPVGITLPSVVTGGVARSAANIDKGWIGTDARALFSDALGGTRVTVLNDADAAGMAEDALGAGKDAKGVVILLTFGTGIGSAILHDGVLLPNTEFGHMEVDGKEAEHRAASSVKEKKDLSYKEWAAEVSRVLTRFENLLWPDLFIAGGGISRKHEKWIPHLTNRTPVVPAALLNTAGIVGAALAVETGIAP from the coding sequence ATGGCCAAAACGGGGTTCGGTGTCGACGTCGGAGGCAGCGGCGTCAAGGGTGGCGTCGTCGATCTCGAGACCGGTGAGCTGATCGGCGACCGCATCAAGCTCCTCACCCCCCAGCCGTCCACCCCGGAGGCGGTCGCGAAGACCGTCGCGGAGATCATCCGCCAGGCAGGATGGGACGGACCGGTCGGTATCACGCTGCCGAGCGTCGTCACCGGCGGCGTCGCACGATCGGCCGCGAACATCGACAAGGGGTGGATCGGGACCGACGCGCGCGCGCTGTTCTCGGACGCACTCGGCGGCACGCGCGTCACCGTCCTCAACGACGCGGACGCGGCGGGGATGGCCGAGGACGCGCTCGGCGCGGGCAAGGACGCGAAGGGGGTCGTCATCCTCCTCACGTTCGGCACGGGCATCGGCTCGGCGATCCTCCACGACGGCGTGCTGCTCCCCAACACCGAGTTCGGGCACATGGAGGTCGACGGCAAGGAGGCCGAGCACCGGGCGGCGTCCTCCGTGAAGGAGAAGAAGGATCTGTCGTACAAGGAGTGGGCGGCCGAGGTCAGCCGCGTCCTCACCCGGTTCGAGAACCTCCTGTGGCCGGATCTGTTCATCGCCGGCGGCGGAATCAGCCGCAAACACGAGAAGTGGATCCCCCATCTGACCAACAGGACACCCGTCGTACCTGCTGCGCTGCTCAACACGGCGGGAATCGTCGGCGCTGCGCTCGCGGTCGAAACGGGCATCGCTCCGTAA
- a CDS encoding DUF4193 domain-containing protein, with protein MATDYDAPRRTESDEVSEDSLEELKARRNEAQSAVVDVDESDTAESFELPGADLSGEELSVRVVPKQADEFTCSSCFLVHHRSRLASDAGGVLVCRDCAA; from the coding sequence ATGGCAACTGACTACGACGCACCGCGGCGAACAGAGTCCGACGAGGTTTCGGAGGATTCGCTGGAGGAACTGAAGGCGCGACGCAACGAGGCTCAGTCGGCTGTCGTCGACGTCGACGAGTCCGACACCGCGGAGTCGTTCGAACTGCCCGGCGCGGATCTGTCCGGTGAAGAACTCTCGGTGCGGGTCGTGCCGAAGCAGGCCGACGAGTTCACGTGTTCGAGCTGTTTCCTGGTGCACCACCGCAGCCGGCTCGCCAGTGACGCGGGCGGAGTGCTGGTGTGCAGGGACTGCGCGGCCTGA
- a CDS encoding cation:proton antiporter regulatory subunit has translation MNVEVTPLPGIGVRKDFELAAGRRIGVITHRDGRTDLIVSKADDPDACAASVPLTTEEAAVLSNLLGAPQLVAQLEEEHRDLPGIRTKQLYIKEDSRFDGRSLGDTAMRTRTGVSIVAVMRAGQVNPSPKPDFLLTSGDLLVAVGTTDGLDAAAKLLANG, from the coding sequence ATGAACGTTGAAGTGACGCCACTGCCCGGTATCGGGGTGCGTAAGGACTTCGAACTCGCCGCCGGTCGCCGCATCGGTGTCATCACCCATCGCGACGGCCGCACGGACCTCATCGTGTCGAAGGCCGACGACCCCGACGCCTGCGCCGCGTCCGTGCCGCTCACCACCGAGGAAGCGGCCGTGCTCAGCAATCTGCTCGGAGCACCCCAACTGGTGGCGCAGCTGGAGGAGGAACACCGGGACCTGCCCGGCATCCGCACCAAGCAGCTGTACATCAAGGAAGATTCCCGGTTCGACGGCCGCTCGCTCGGCGACACCGCGATGCGCACGCGCACCGGGGTCTCGATCGTCGCGGTCATGCGGGCGGGCCAGGTGAACCCGTCACCGAAGCCCGACTTCCTGCTCACCTCCGGCGATCTGCTGGTCGCCGTCGGAACCACAGACGGACTGGACGCGGCAGCCAAGCTCCTGGCCAACGGCTGA